ATAATAATGTACATATATTATCTACTTACTACATGGGACGAGTCGTACAAGAAATCGCTTTGGTGGAAGAAACACGTAACTCAGATACAGATTGTAAGTTATTTTGCAATCCATTTTTAAATAGGGGAAAGTATGGATCGGCAACAAAATTGGACTAGCCTCATATTACGTACAGTACCTTCTaaaggcttattccactattccccgttgacaatccccgtcaacggggattagtggaatacgttaaaaataaaatgctaatacaacggggattaatgaacttttcagttccttattccccattataagttccaatttaacgttaacggggaatagtgaacaaaaagttcactaattcccgttgacggggattgtcaacggggaatagtagAATAAGCCCCTCCTTCTAATTCTAATATGATAGTGAGTGAGAGTGGTAATTCTTCTAATATGAGAGTGGTCCAATTTAGTTGCCGGTCCAAATGTATTTATACTTTCccctacatatttttttacgcttttttgctttaataataaataatctaaaATTTCCTCCCTTTCAGATTCAGTTCACGATTATACTAATCCATTTTCTGTTACTGGTGGCGACCAAAGACTGCAGGTTTCCACGAGAGCCCGCCTACATCATGATACCACAGAACCTATTCATGGTCATACTGTTCTGTGACTTCTATTATAAAGCTTACATTAGAAAACCAAAaagtgtataataaataatgcgCTCGAGTTTGCGTGTCTTATTTacgtatataaataaaataaataacgtagGAAGACTATAAAAAATGTGTAGGAAAGGACAGCATATTAATAGCGTGTAACACAATCAGGAtgagttttaaaaaaaactcaataaaaGTCAGTCATTTGTAAAATacttgtataatattattatagtatctACAACGATATTTCGCTTATGAACACTATATTTAAAGTAAAGTTACAGGTAATGCTGTTATGCTGTTAAAATTGAGCCGAATTCTACACgaattttaactatttattcCGTTctgtaatattaaattttaaaatgtaggtaggtatgtataggtactcgtaatgTGTGATGGAATTTGAAACGCTCTATATTTTCCactacatattttgatattgctCCCGTTTTACTATGGAAGTAGTTGTTGCAGTTGTTTTGTGCTGTATAATTATGGACTTGCGCAATAACAAGACTGCTTTTTGCCGTTTTTAATACGCACTGTAGTATTTAGTACAAACTTTGTACAAAATTCGCGCCAATTTGAATACAACCACATTCAAACTTATACGTTAACGTCATATATTCAGCGTGAGAGAAATTCGCCTCAGTTCAAAACAATTGTTACTAACCAATAATAATAGCTTTGCCTGAATCGCCTGGTCGGCAATTCTTTGGTTCATTCCTCGAAGTTCATCACTAGAAATAATCACAAAATACATAGCGATAAGCATAAATATGCAACATTACCTATAGGCCTTAACTAACTTTgttaattttgtataaaaaaaaatcgttttgaataaaaataattttttttttttttatttctatcgaAGAATgcacaatattttaaataacaataagtTCTTTGGCCTGGCCAGATAACTTATAAGTGGATAATTTCAAAGATTGTATTTTTGTAAGTAAATTGATACTTAGTTGTATAGTaacaataaagatttattacGTGAACTTGGCAATGCTCTCACTCCTTGCTCGTTTCTTTCTTACTTAAttataaactaatttatttcagtttaaaatttcAGTCTTAAAAGATATCCTACTTTCTCATAGTAACAAAGAATGTTACTGCACTTTACTGCCATATAAAATAAGTACGACGATTGAATCGCTCACCGTGAAATCGATTTATTGCATTTGAAATCTCACGTGTCTCTACATTATGAACTGCATGTTACATTTAAAGATTTATAACAGGCGTAATATTTTTACGACAAAATCATCTTATAATAATTAACACCTTTGTGCCGTTTAATTGGGGTCAAGGTATCACATTTTGCGTAAATAACTATAGCAATATTACGACGTAAGTATCAAAATACTATTCACTAGACATACTAGAGCCGTACAACTTATCATAATTCACATGAATGGACGGAGGGAAAACAGTCAAAGAAGGAGAAAATTGGATAGATCCGTCCCTAATGATGGAGGAGCAAAATGTGCGCAACTCTCCCTTACATGTCCACAAAAAAGTATGCCTCTCTTTACAAGAGAAGAGGTAAGACACTCACCGATAATGAAGAGTACACGGCTTCAGCTCCAACTTTGCTTTCCAAGTATGGACTAATAAATTATTCTAGTAAGATTGGCTCAATCGTGTGAACAAATTCTGTTTCACAAGTTCTATCACGTTGCCTTGGCTGAAGGCGTCTATGACCGCTTTGGTGAGGCACAAACTAGTAGTCGAGCCGTCCACTTCGTCTTCATCTAACGACCGATTACAATTCGCGTACTCTCTCAGATTCCGCTTGACTAGGTTAATCAGATCTTCACTGGATATATTAGGAACTACTTCTAGATTATTCGCCTCGTTTTCCAGCAAGGTTTTTAGGTCGTAATCTTCTAAAACAGGTGCCGTTACGTCATCATCGCAAGTCCTTTGACGTTTCACGCGGCGCGTCTTTCGCCGGTTGTCTAAATACGTGTTCGCGACTGTTTCTAGTTGCAAGAACAATACTGCTAATGGCGTGTCTGCTATGTCATCCTGAAAATAGTTAATTGGAACTGGTAAAATCTGATGTTGATTTTTGGATAATTATATCCAATGCCATGCACCACTCCTGCCTATTTAGGATTGTGAATGACGAATGTTACCTGTTATTGCAGACTATGACGCAAGTGAATGACATAATCAGTTTCCTGACAATTTGTCTGATCTCATGAAACTGACTCATAGGAATATAATGTCCAAGGTCACATAAATCTGAGAATCTCTACTGTTACACTACATAATATTTGGatcttttctattttttatactataataaatataaaaaaaattacagcaATGTTAAACATACAAACCTCATTTGGGTTGACAAGCAGTTTAGATGTCTCTTGAGGCAAATCCTTACATATTTGTGCTACCAATATCTTGATTAATGCTTCAGACACCCGTGTAGTGCCATCTCTATCCTGTAATAATTATGTCAGTTACATTATGCTGTGTTGCGTCAATATTATGAAATTCTAGGATAATTCTGTTTGtatcaaaaaaagaaataataaaagtcataATTACATGTGGAAGCCAAGTGTTCAGTGTGATGTTTAATGGATCTATGTTCTGTACATAATGCCACCATCCTCGTGGCACCAGGAGGGCGTCGCCAGCTCTTAGTTCAACCATGCGCCCACCAGTCAAACCtgtaattaaacaaaaatactgataaataacagtttattatgaaagatttttcatttatacataatataaattgaGAAGTTCCATGTCTGATGGATTACAATGCACCTGTTCATTAATCTATCCATCCATAATAAAATCTGTTCAAATGTCAATGACTTGCAGCAAATCTAGCTAGCGTTACACCCTTTCATAgactttattaaattaatggtttcaatattatgaaaagatttcttattttcttcttcttttaaattattatattcatTAAGATTGAGATATTTACATTCTAAACTAAACtatctttatttttacataCCATTGAAAACATCTAGATTACTGGGGCAATAGAAGTTTAATTCACTGTAAACACTGGACTCTTCATAGGGCACTCTTGTAGGCTTTAATCCACCAGTTTCTGGGGGAAACAATATCCATCGTTTTCTGAAAGAAACAAACTATTTACTCAAGCATAAAACAACACAAAGCAAATAACACTGTACACATGTACTATCTTAATATTAATCTAACAGAGTATTTACCAAAGGGTTCAATTCAATATGAGactgataaaaattaaattttgagTATGTAATCCTTACATGCCATGAAGTTGAGCTACAATGTTGAATCCATACGTATCCTGATGGGCCGGAGTGTGAGCTCCGCGGCTGCCTACCCACAGTGTAGTTTCTGCAGCACCTTTGTCAGGGTACCCAAAGTCTTTCCATGAAACTGCCTGTCAacaattataaattatgtaGTATGAAATGATGACTAAAAATTTTCTGAAAATTAGTTCAGGTTGATGAATATTGTAAGTATGTACTAtgttaataaatgtttttaaaaagaataaaaaaatattatattctgaaatattaaataaactgtAGGTAATAAATACTGTGCATAAAGTTAATGTTATGTAAATTACATTACAGTAGGAACTGTTATCTAATCAAAACCTGAAACTTAAAATGTAAGAAATTAACTAActttacctatttaaaaaaattcaaatcctAACAATAATCATCTTATCTATTTGTAACAATGGAAGGGATTCTTAAATATAATTTGCTAATTTTACCAGGTTAATGAACAAAATTACATACCTTGTTCAATTCAGTATCAGCCCCAAACCATTGATGGAGATACTTGTAGTCAAAATACATCCATTCATCACTACTTTCCAAACTGTCCACGAAAGTTTTGAACGTCATTGATTTCAACTTGCACTTCCTCTCCCAACAGGGCTCGTCGGAGACGAAATCTCTTTTCAGACATCGAAAAGGTATTTCCTTGTCGCCAAACACCGAGCACCATTTCTCCGAATCCCATTGGCATACAGGCCAATTAACAAAACCCCGAAAAACTAAAGGTGTATTACTTTTTGCAGTTAAACTACGTATAACCTCGCCGCTAAGTAAAGTAGACATTTCATGAAACTTTTCCTATAatcatttgttttaattaaaatctcatTATCCCTTAAACTGCGGAATATAAAAACTGTCAATCTGAGGCAACATAATATGTCTGGCTACGCAGTCGAGGGTTTAAGCAACTTGCACTACGCAATCCAAACACTTGCATTTTCAAagaatgaatgaaaaaaaaattcaatgcaAAATGATAAGCGAATGAAAATGACATCGATGACATTTGATGACGGATCATCCGTCATCAAATCCGTCACGGATGGCATTTTTTGTTCTTTTACAGAAAAAAAGCAAAGACATACAGTctacatttagtttttattgatCGCATAACGAGAGTTGAGGACTTGAggccacagatatggattagagctTGAGGCCATCACACAAGTGACACAAGCGAAGATTTTGAAGATTTTCatataattaattcaaatattacatcaaATTGAGTGGGTTTGTTCAGCAGACTTCAGCGTGATGATCACAGAGCCGTAATAGGTGATGATATGGCATCTCATGGCAGTGGTGCCAGATTAGGCGAATTATCGCCATTTAGGCTACCTCTGAGGGTCAAATGGCGACCAAAAAATGCAAACGGCTACCAGTAGCCATTTAGGCTACCTAGAAAATAAGATCGGGCTATTTAGGCTACTTCAGGATTACCTtggaaaaataaatcataacctAGTATTCTGTAATTCAGttagttttttaaaatgacCCCCTACCCCCTTTACTACTCTAAAAAGTCCAAACTCCGTACTAAATACGTCAATTTTTTTCTAAGTGTCAGCCCCATACAAATTACGTTCGAAAATTCGGTTATTCGGCTAAGTCCTGCACCCTCTTTGCTACACCCTAAccgtacataaataataatttaatgatcAAAATCTGTTTACTTTACACATTACCGGTGGGCCAGCTGGTACTCTATCTATACAATGCCTAGGACTGCCtaggtaaagtatttattgaacaataatattttatacattgccTACGGCCATTGTACAGGCATTGATTTTACACATTGACTAGGGATTGTATAGAATtcctaaattttattaaattgccGCTAACacatacattacgcacacacttATACGCAATAtaaatacacgatttaagaaaacaacatggccgcaatataggaaatgacaggttttgtgtgtgtgtgtgtgtgcgtgtgtgtgcgtgtgtgtgtagttgtcagctgattgcctatattgcagCCATGTtgatttcttaaatcttgtatgtactcGGCActagtcaggtagttagtgacgtcacataaaaatgttgccagaatgagtaggctgaccaaacattatctatctcTTTTTTCATATgtcaccatgggtaagttagaaagagataaacagtgtttgTCATTAATGTGTCGATTTGATATTATGTACTTTTGTATACTTACCTCAAAATGTTAGGCGAATTAGGCTACTtcaggaaaaaaaaatattaggcgATTTAGGCTACTCGGTAGGAAAAATTAGGCGAATTGAGTTAGCTGATATCTGGCAACCCTGTCTCATGGCTCTCCATAATGATTAATGCTCAGTGTTTCGCGACTTTCGTTGCGCGACCTAGAAAAAAAAGTtctataacaaaaataaaaactgaaGACTTGGCTGTATAGCATAATGCCTTTGACTTTTTCTGCAAAAGGAAACTCGAAAAAAAAGAAGcagcaaaaaaaaagaaacttgacactaatgacatgacattgacagactGACTTTGACacccatagagaaaagtaatacataggaaatagagaaccctctctgtcaaatttttgagcctactaattaacagcctggtgttaaattccctgtacttaacctacgtacgtaacgctcacatacatacatagtacacgcacacatacatacataaagtccacgcacacatacacacagttcacgcacacataggccctcataaccttcaaagaattattgtttttatgatgtacaatgtagaattttttcaaatccattattttgaaaatatttatctttatggtgtacgtattgtattattttcaaaacaatggatttggaaaaattctacattgcacatggaaatgcaaataagtaaacaaaaacttttgaatttaataattttactttatttatgaacacacataatattatacaccaaaagcgtcttttcgcaaagttttcaacaacactaaaaaagcatttgcaaattgagaaaactcagatcacttgtgaacataacag
This genomic window from Ostrinia nubilalis chromosome 18, ilOstNubi1.1, whole genome shotgun sequence contains:
- the LOC135080666 gene encoding HSPB1-associated protein 1 translates to MSTLLSGEVIRSLTAKSNTPLVFRGFVNWPVCQWDSEKWCSVFGDKEIPFRCLKRDFVSDEPCWERKCKLKSMTFKTFVDSLESSDEWMYFDYKYLHQWFGADTELNKAVSWKDFGYPDKGAAETTLWVGSRGAHTPAHQDTYGFNIVAQLHGIKRWILFPPETGGLKPTRVPYEESSVYSELNFYCPSNLDVFNGLTGGRMVELRAGDALLVPRGWWHYVQNIDPLNITLNTWLPHDRDGTTRVSEALIKILVAQICKDLPQETSKLLVNPNEDDIADTPLAVLFLQLETVANTYLDNRRKTRRVKRQRTCDDDVTAPVLEDYDLKTLLENEANNLEVVPNISSEDLINLVKRNLREYANCNRSLDEDEVDGSTTSLCLTKAVIDAFSQGNVIELVKQNLFTRLSQSY